In Arctopsyche grandis isolate Sample6627 chromosome 13, ASM5162203v2, whole genome shotgun sequence, one DNA window encodes the following:
- the Taf12 gene encoding TATA-box binding protein associated factor 12, with amino-acid sequence MSSSEGASTGGPTSGSTTGSSGNAGTTLLNSNSSHDHPSQIITRPRLQELVREVDPTEQLDEEVEELLLIMADDFIDSTMNAACLLAKHRHVSTVEVKDVQLHLERNWNMWIPGFGTDELRPYRRATATEAHKQRMALIRKTLKKY; translated from the exons ATGTCTTCGTCCGAAGGTGCTTCGACTGGAGGGCCGACCTCAGGATCGACAACGGGATCTTCAGGGAACGCAGGAACGACCCTACTCAACTCTAATAGCTCACATGACCACCCCTCGCAG ATAATAACTAGGCCTAGACTTCAAGAACTAGTGCGAGAAGTCGATCCCACTGAACAATTAGATGAAGAAGTAGAGGAATTGTTGTTAATAATGGCAGACGACTTCATTGACAGCACGATGAATGCGGCGTGTTTGCTTGCCAAGCATAGGCACGTCTCAACAGTAGAAGTCAAAGATGTACAATTACACCTTG AACGCAATTGGAATATGTGGATTCCTGGTTTCGGAACTGATGAATTGAGACCGTATCGACGAGCCACTGCCACTGAAGCACACAAACAGAGAATGGCTCTCATTAGAAAGACTTTAAAAAAGTATTGA